A section of the Streptomyces sp. NBC_01591 genome encodes:
- a CDS encoding YciI family protein, whose translation MFVLELTYTAPVERVDALLQDHVAWLDTQYAAGVFIASGRKNPRDGGVILAVGDDRAAIEKIVSADPFTAQGVCAYRITEFIATKTSDELAPYRQQLPG comes from the coding sequence ATGTTCGTACTGGAGTTGACCTACACCGCACCCGTCGAGCGCGTCGACGCGCTGCTGCAGGATCATGTCGCCTGGCTGGACACGCAGTACGCGGCCGGGGTGTTCATCGCGTCGGGCCGCAAGAACCCGCGCGACGGTGGGGTGATCCTGGCGGTCGGGGACGACCGCGCAGCGATCGAGAAGATCGTTTCGGCGGATCCGTTCACGGCACAGGGCGTGTGCGCGTACCGGATCACGGAGTTCATCGCGACGAAGACATCGGACGAACTCGCCCCGTACCGCCAGCAGTTGCCCGGGTAG
- the mmpA gene encoding morphogenic membrane protein MmpA: MNEHRTSTRPGTVYLAQRRVAVGMTLGMVAGAVWAVSMICTLVSWAL, from the coding sequence ATGAACGAACATCGAACGTCCACGCGACCCGGCACCGTCTATCTCGCTCAGCGCCGGGTCGCGGTGGGGATGACACTCGGCATGGTCGCGGGAGCGGTCTGGGCCGTCTCGATGATCTGCACGCTGGTGTCCTGGGCGCTCTGA
- a CDS encoding saccharopine dehydrogenase family protein, whose translation MNRQNGTQRPYDVILFGATGFVGALTAEYLAAHAPSGCRWAVAGRDRDKLERLRERLAAIDPRCADLPLLHADADDEHSLRELAESAHVVATTVGPYVWYGEKLVAACAEAATDYADLTGEAEFVDRMYLEHDARARETGARIVHACGFDSVPHDLGVYFTVQQLPQGVPLTVDGFVRSNAVFSGGTFASALTAMGRGPRMLRAARERRLHEPRLVARRARAPLGAPHFSTETGTWALPLPTLDAQVVGRSARALARYGPDFRYRHFASVRHLPVALGGTAAVGALLGAAQVPAARSWLMDRYEPGKGPDAERRRRSWFTVRFVGEGGGHRVFTEVSGGDPGYDETAKMLAQSALCLALDELPPTSGQVTTAAAMGDALLERLRAAGLRFRVAAAR comes from the coding sequence ATGAACAGGCAGAACGGGACACAACGCCCCTATGACGTAATCCTCTTCGGCGCCACCGGCTTCGTGGGCGCCCTCACCGCCGAATATCTCGCCGCCCACGCGCCCTCCGGCTGCCGCTGGGCCGTGGCCGGACGCGACCGGGACAAGCTGGAGCGCCTGCGCGAACGTCTCGCCGCGATCGACCCGCGCTGCGCGGACCTCCCGCTGCTGCACGCCGATGCCGACGACGAGCACTCGCTGCGCGAACTCGCCGAATCCGCCCATGTCGTGGCCACGACGGTGGGCCCCTATGTCTGGTACGGCGAGAAGCTGGTCGCGGCCTGTGCCGAGGCGGCGACGGACTACGCGGACCTCACCGGTGAGGCGGAGTTCGTGGACCGGATGTATCTGGAGCACGACGCTCGGGCCCGCGAGACCGGGGCCCGGATCGTGCACGCCTGCGGTTTCGACTCCGTGCCGCACGACCTCGGGGTGTACTTCACCGTCCAGCAGCTGCCGCAGGGCGTGCCGCTGACCGTCGACGGCTTCGTACGCAGCAACGCCGTCTTCTCCGGCGGCACGTTCGCCTCGGCGCTCACCGCGATGGGCCGCGGCCCGCGGATGCTGCGCGCCGCCCGGGAACGCCGGCTGCACGAACCGAGGCTGGTCGCCCGCCGGGCCCGTGCCCCGCTGGGCGCCCCGCACTTCAGTACGGAGACCGGCACCTGGGCACTCCCGCTGCCGACGCTGGACGCACAGGTCGTCGGACGCTCGGCGCGGGCACTCGCCCGGTACGGCCCCGACTTCCGCTACCGCCACTTCGCCTCGGTGCGGCATCTGCCCGTGGCGCTCGGCGGCACGGCCGCGGTCGGCGCCCTGCTGGGCGCCGCACAGGTTCCGGCGGCCCGGTCCTGGCTGATGGACCGGTACGAGCCGGGCAAGGGACCGGACGCGGAGCGGCGGCGGCGCAGCTGGTTCACCGTGCGCTTCGTCGGTGAGGGCGGCGGGCACCGGGTCTTCACCGAGGTCTCGGGCGGCGACCCCGGCTACGACGAGACGGCGAAGATGCTCGCCCAGTCCGCGCTCTGTCTCGCCCTGGACGAGCTCCCGCCGACATCGGGGCAGGTCACCACGGCCGCCGCGATGGGTGACGCGCTGCTGGAGCGGCTGCGCGCGGCCGGCCTGCGCTTCCGGGTCGCGGCGGCCCGCTGA
- a CDS encoding CaiB/BaiF CoA transferase family protein, which produces MATTEHGSHGPLTGVRVVELAGIGPGPFAAMLLADLGADVVRVDRPGGAGLGIDPAYDLTNRNKRSVLVDLKAEDGAAKVLDLAERADILIEGYRPGVAERLGVGPDAALARNPQLVYGRMTGWGQDGPLAERAGHDIAYIALTGTLSVIGKPGEPPTVPANLVGDYAGGSLYLVVGVLAALQHARTPGGRGQVVDAAIVDGAAHLATMIHGMLAAGGWQDRRGSNLLDGGCPFYGTYETADGQYMAVGPLEQRFYEEFGRLLGIGDEAPDRADIARWEELRSVVADRFRTRTRAEWTGVFEGSDACVAPVLSLREAPHHPHIAARSTFVEHGGLTQPAPAPRFSATPVSVRGGPARPGADTEAVAADWGVPGIARP; this is translated from the coding sequence ATGGCAACGACAGAGCACGGCTCGCACGGCCCGCTGACAGGGGTGCGGGTGGTCGAACTGGCGGGCATCGGACCCGGCCCGTTCGCCGCGATGCTCCTGGCCGACCTCGGTGCCGACGTCGTCAGGGTCGACCGGCCCGGCGGTGCGGGGCTGGGCATCGACCCCGCGTACGACCTCACCAACCGCAACAAGCGCTCCGTGCTCGTCGACCTCAAGGCCGAGGACGGCGCCGCCAAGGTGCTCGATCTGGCCGAGCGCGCCGACATCCTGATCGAGGGCTACCGGCCGGGCGTCGCCGAACGCCTGGGCGTCGGCCCCGACGCCGCGCTGGCCCGCAATCCGCAGCTCGTGTACGGGCGGATGACCGGCTGGGGCCAGGACGGCCCGCTCGCCGAGCGGGCCGGGCACGACATCGCGTACATCGCGCTCACCGGCACCCTCTCCGTGATCGGCAAGCCCGGCGAGCCGCCCACCGTCCCCGCCAATCTCGTCGGCGACTACGCGGGCGGCTCGCTCTATCTCGTCGTCGGCGTGCTCGCCGCCCTCCAGCACGCCCGCACCCCCGGCGGCCGGGGCCAGGTCGTGGACGCGGCGATCGTCGACGGCGCCGCCCATCTCGCCACGATGATCCACGGCATGCTGGCGGCCGGTGGCTGGCAGGACCGGCGCGGCTCCAACCTCCTGGACGGCGGCTGCCCGTTCTACGGAACGTACGAGACCGCCGACGGCCAGTACATGGCGGTCGGGCCGCTGGAGCAGCGGTTCTACGAGGAGTTCGGCAGGCTCCTCGGGATCGGGGACGAAGCCCCGGACCGGGCCGACATCGCCCGGTGGGAGGAGCTGCGCAGCGTCGTCGCCGACCGGTTCCGGACCCGTACGCGTGCCGAGTGGACCGGGGTGTTCGAGGGATCGGACGCCTGCGTCGCCCCCGTCCTCTCGCTCCGCGAGGCGCCCCACCACCCGCACATCGCCGCCCGCTCCACCTTCGTCGAGCACGGCGGACTCACCCAGCCCGCGCCCGCACCGCGCTTCTCCGCGACCCCCGTCTCCGTACGCGGCGGGCCCGCGCGGCCCGGCGCGGACACCGAGGCCGTCGCCGCCGACTGGGGCGTACCCGGCATCGCGAGGCCGTGA
- a CDS encoding peptidoglycan-binding protein yields MTDNTVAGREEQPGRALAGLLRHWWESSARDGREKPTQQSLAKRLGVDQTTLSRYLNPAHASNAPRRIVEQLHSALRAPAEDLVRACALADAAAGSSPGRKRPAPVGQVTGTSVPAGPADGHKAAACWRDRSPAAFPTLAVASFLLLVLGSFAWWLVPPTGQSNAKATANVSDRPSEGTDWPLARKGNVLWKARTVQLLLRADGYDVKVDADYGPATAEAVKKFQAAHGLTPDGKVGKDTWPLLIVTVDSRTTKPDAITAVQYLLHHAGVPTDSTGTYTLSTMRSLKEFQGSRNLPVTGVGDEGTWRALLNAQGPDQHK; encoded by the coding sequence ATGACGGACAACACTGTGGCGGGTCGCGAGGAACAGCCGGGGCGGGCTCTCGCCGGGTTACTGAGGCACTGGTGGGAGTCGTCGGCGCGCGACGGCCGCGAGAAACCCACTCAGCAGTCCCTCGCCAAGCGGCTGGGCGTCGACCAGACCACCCTGTCGCGCTATCTGAATCCCGCCCACGCCTCCAACGCTCCGCGCAGGATCGTCGAGCAGTTGCACTCGGCGCTGCGGGCTCCGGCCGAGGACCTGGTCCGGGCGTGTGCCCTGGCGGACGCGGCGGCCGGGTCGTCCCCGGGCCGGAAACGTCCGGCGCCGGTGGGGCAGGTCACCGGCACGTCCGTACCCGCCGGGCCGGCCGACGGTCACAAGGCGGCGGCGTGTTGGCGGGACCGCTCTCCCGCCGCGTTCCCGACCCTGGCCGTCGCATCGTTTCTCCTGCTCGTGCTCGGCAGCTTCGCGTGGTGGCTGGTGCCGCCCACGGGACAGAGCAATGCCAAGGCCACGGCGAACGTGTCGGACCGGCCGTCGGAAGGCACGGACTGGCCACTGGCCCGCAAGGGCAATGTGCTCTGGAAGGCGCGTACGGTGCAGCTGCTGCTGCGGGCGGACGGTTACGACGTGAAGGTCGACGCCGACTACGGTCCGGCCACGGCGGAGGCCGTGAAGAAGTTCCAGGCCGCCCATGGCCTGACCCCGGACGGCAAAGTCGGGAAGGACACCTGGCCGTTGCTGATCGTCACGGTCGACTCGCGCACGACGAAGCCCGACGCCATCACGGCGGTGCAGTACCTGCTGCACCACGCCGGGGTGCCGACCGACAGCACCGGTACGTACACCCTCTCGACCATGCGGTCACTGAAGGAGTTCCAGGGGTCCCGGAATCTGCCCGTGACGGGCGTCGGCGACGAGGGCACCTGGCGCGCGCTGCTCAACGCCCAGGGGCCCGACCAGCACAAGTAG
- a CDS encoding endonuclease V: MTNLPMPADEAEARAVQDALRARVVLDEPGPPPGTGRVTGVDVAYDDERDVVVAAAVVLDAATFEVVAETTAVGRVTFPYIPGLLAFREIPTVLAALESLPVDPGLVICDGYGRAHPRRFGLASHLGVLTGLPVIGVAKNPFTFSYEQPGPRRGDWSPLLDGEEEVGRALRTQDGVKPVFVSVGHRTGLDNACAHTLLLARDFRQPESTRRADSLCRRALREATA, translated from the coding sequence ATGACAAACCTCCCGATGCCCGCCGACGAGGCCGAAGCCCGAGCCGTCCAGGACGCCTTGCGCGCCCGCGTGGTGCTCGACGAACCCGGCCCGCCGCCCGGTACCGGCCGGGTCACGGGGGTCGACGTCGCCTACGACGACGAGCGCGATGTCGTCGTCGCGGCGGCGGTCGTCCTCGACGCGGCGACGTTCGAGGTGGTCGCCGAGACCACCGCCGTCGGCCGGGTCACCTTCCCGTACATCCCCGGCCTCCTCGCCTTCCGGGAGATCCCGACCGTGCTGGCCGCGCTCGAATCCCTGCCGGTCGATCCCGGACTCGTGATCTGTGACGGATACGGCCGGGCGCACCCGCGCCGCTTCGGACTCGCCAGCCACCTCGGGGTGCTCACCGGCCTCCCGGTGATCGGCGTCGCCAAGAACCCGTTCACCTTCTCGTACGAGCAGCCGGGCCCCCGTCGTGGCGACTGGTCGCCACTGCTCGACGGCGAGGAGGAAGTCGGTCGGGCGCTGCGTACACAGGACGGCGTCAAACCCGTCTTCGTCTCCGTCGGACACCGGACCGGTCTGGACAACGCCTGCGCCCACACCCTGCTGCTGGCCCGTGACTTCCGTCAGCCGGAATCCACCCGCAGGGCCGACTCGCTCTGCCGACGGGCCCTGCGGGAGGCGACCGCCTGA
- a CDS encoding WD40/YVTN/BNR-like repeat-containing protein: MRVKGKTRRLMSWGLCVAALTATLATPAAAATPWDHDRPGERPVWTLTDTGTDARFRGLAAVSRRTAWVAGSKGTVLRTSDGGRRWRDVSPPGAAQEALEFRDIEAFDARRAVALAIGEGEASRVFRTDDGGATWTESFRNTDARAFYDCLTFFDSRNGLAMSDPVDGKYRILSTADGGRSWRVLPTEGMPEAQAGEAGFAASGQCLVSSGPRDVWLATGGAATARVLHSADRGLTWTVTGSTIPAGDPARGVFGLAFRDRHHGIAVGGDYRAGEPSPDAAAVTGDGGRTWRQAATPPTAYRSGVAWLPHSRSGALAVGPTGTDLTTDGGRTWRTVDTGSYDTVDCTPDGGCWAAGEKGRVARAGR, encoded by the coding sequence ATGAGGGTCAAGGGGAAGACGAGACGACTGATGTCATGGGGGCTCTGTGTGGCGGCGCTGACCGCGACACTGGCCACACCGGCAGCCGCGGCAACACCGTGGGACCACGACCGGCCAGGCGAACGGCCGGTCTGGACGCTCACCGACACCGGAACCGACGCCCGTTTCCGGGGCCTCGCCGCCGTCAGCCGTCGCACCGCCTGGGTGGCGGGCTCCAAGGGCACGGTGCTGCGAACGTCCGACGGCGGCCGCCGCTGGCGCGATGTGTCACCGCCCGGTGCGGCCCAGGAGGCGCTGGAGTTCCGCGACATCGAGGCCTTCGACGCCCGGCGTGCGGTGGCACTGGCCATCGGGGAGGGCGAGGCATCCCGGGTGTTCCGCACGGACGACGGGGGAGCGACCTGGACGGAGTCGTTCCGCAACACCGACGCGCGCGCCTTCTACGACTGCCTCACCTTCTTCGACAGCCGGAACGGACTGGCGATGAGCGATCCCGTGGACGGGAAGTACCGCATCCTGTCCACTGCGGACGGCGGCCGGAGCTGGCGGGTGCTGCCCACCGAGGGTATGCCGGAGGCGCAGGCCGGTGAGGCCGGATTCGCCGCCAGCGGGCAGTGCCTGGTCTCCTCGGGCCCGCGCGACGTCTGGCTCGCGACCGGCGGCGCCGCCACCGCACGGGTGCTGCACTCCGCCGACCGCGGGCTGACCTGGACCGTGACCGGATCGACGATCCCGGCCGGCGACCCGGCCCGCGGCGTCTTCGGCCTGGCCTTCCGCGACCGCCATCACGGCATCGCGGTCGGCGGCGACTACCGGGCCGGAGAGCCGTCGCCGGACGCCGCGGCCGTGACGGGCGACGGCGGCCGCACCTGGCGGCAGGCCGCCACTCCGCCGACCGCCTACCGCTCGGGGGTCGCCTGGCTGCCGCATAGCAGGTCCGGAGCGCTGGCGGTCGGCCCGACCGGCACCGACCTCACGACGGACGGCGGCCGCACCTGGCGCACAGTCGACACCGGGTCCTACGACACCGTCGACTGCACACCGGACGGCGGCTGCTGGGCCGCGGGTGAGAAGGGACGGGTGGCGCGCGCGGGGCGCTGA